In Luteibaculum oceani, the following are encoded in one genomic region:
- a CDS encoding response regulator, with product MKFENLPIQKKLTRFTLLLSATILMVTGAIFFIYDYVSLRNATIEKLSTIGKIIATNSTAALTFQSKEDADDVIRAISAESDIVSVAIYDEAGKLFSFYPKESELKMGIEGLLPYQYDIRGEEIQMYLPISQDDKTIGTLHLKYQLNALKQRMGVYAIVGGVSILVSLLLVIVFSKRLKRNITIPILNLMRTALNISREKDYSIRAPIYYDDEVGKLTKSFNNMVGQIETQNSELSSNNIELQRKAEELEQASKYKSEFLANMSHELRSPLNSLLILANDLCKNRSKTFNEEELESVRIIHESGTDLLSLINDILDLSKIEAGKMEANFEKTYVNNVVQTAKNSFKALANKKGLDLNLIVQPGVPDFIISDSQRLNQILKNLLSNALKFTNQGSVSLVVERHQDDVHFSVTDTGIGIPKSKQGLIFEAFKQAEGGTARRYGGTGLGLSIATQLSELLGGHLELESEEGKGSTFKLVLEGCCSEDVGKRPVKKAPSKPKVKSQVLEPEKVEQVEELPKHQFRDDREDVSDGEEVILIIEDDSAFAKILMKEANEIGRKAVCAASGEEGLKLLNSFNVLSIILDIKLPGISGLAVLGELKSSSSLRHIPVSIISALHKEDTPIKGSVLNYLTKPVQPQILKNTFQLIENYCKQKIRLLLVVEDDQNVRHSLNVLLKSDNLEIVEAESVSAATKILKDKIVDCIILDLTLTDGSGVRILEYFNESQRNPPPIIVYTGADLDREEIEDIKHWAETVIIKGKDSESHILSQTAMYLHQPINTFKSSRKDTTEVESSIETDLTGKRVLVVDDDMRNIFALSNALRSHGLEVFKAESGPSGIRTLEENPEIDVVLMDIMMPDMDGYEAIGLIRSNPDFKNKPIIALTAKAMSGDREKCLQAGASDYFAKPVDIDKLLKLLSIWMN from the coding sequence ATGAAGTTTGAGAACCTTCCCATCCAAAAGAAACTAACGCGATTTACTTTGCTATTGAGTGCAACCATTTTAATGGTAACTGGAGCAATTTTTTTCATTTATGATTACGTGAGCTTGCGTAATGCCACCATAGAAAAACTCAGTACAATTGGTAAAATTATTGCCACAAACAGTACGGCTGCTCTAACTTTTCAAAGTAAGGAGGATGCCGATGATGTAATTCGAGCCATTTCAGCTGAATCGGATATTGTTTCTGTTGCCATTTACGATGAAGCGGGTAAACTTTTTTCCTTTTATCCGAAAGAATCCGAGTTAAAAATGGGGATTGAGGGCCTACTTCCGTATCAGTACGATATTCGTGGTGAGGAGATTCAAATGTATTTGCCCATATCTCAGGACGACAAAACCATTGGTACCCTACACCTAAAATATCAATTGAATGCTTTGAAGCAGCGAATGGGTGTGTATGCAATAGTTGGCGGTGTATCCATTCTGGTTTCTCTGTTACTGGTAATCGTTTTTTCTAAGCGATTAAAACGAAACATTACAATCCCGATATTAAACCTGATGAGGACTGCCCTTAACATTTCGAGGGAAAAGGATTATTCAATTCGAGCGCCAATTTACTACGATGATGAGGTAGGTAAACTCACCAAATCATTCAACAACATGGTTGGACAAATAGAGACTCAGAATTCAGAACTCAGTTCTAACAATATTGAATTACAGCGCAAGGCAGAGGAATTAGAGCAAGCCAGTAAATACAAGAGTGAATTCCTTGCCAATATGAGCCATGAACTTAGATCTCCCTTAAATAGTCTACTTATACTCGCAAATGACTTATGTAAAAACCGAAGCAAAACCTTTAATGAAGAAGAGTTAGAAAGTGTTAGAATCATTCATGAATCGGGAACAGATTTACTTTCTTTGATTAATGATATTCTGGATTTAAGCAAAATTGAAGCTGGAAAAATGGAGGCCAATTTTGAAAAAACCTATGTCAATAATGTGGTTCAAACGGCCAAAAATTCCTTTAAAGCACTAGCCAATAAAAAAGGCTTGGATCTTAACCTTATTGTTCAACCAGGAGTACCAGATTTCATTATCAGCGACAGTCAGAGGTTAAACCAGATTCTTAAGAATTTGCTTAGTAATGCTTTGAAATTCACTAACCAGGGATCGGTTTCTTTGGTTGTAGAGCGGCATCAGGACGATGTTCATTTTTCAGTAACCGATACGGGTATTGGTATTCCTAAATCTAAGCAGGGACTTATTTTTGAAGCTTTTAAACAGGCTGAGGGTGGAACAGCCAGAAGGTATGGTGGTACAGGTTTAGGGTTGTCTATTGCCACCCAATTATCGGAATTGCTCGGAGGACATTTGGAATTAGAAAGTGAAGAGGGGAAAGGGTCTACCTTTAAATTGGTTTTGGAGGGCTGCTGTAGTGAGGACGTAGGTAAAAGACCAGTTAAAAAGGCACCTTCCAAACCGAAGGTAAAATCCCAAGTTTTGGAGCCTGAAAAGGTGGAGCAAGTTGAGGAATTACCCAAGCATCAATTTAGAGACGACAGAGAGGATGTTTCCGATGGAGAAGAAGTAATCTTAATTATAGAGGATGATTCTGCATTTGCGAAAATTTTAATGAAGGAGGCCAATGAAATTGGGAGAAAAGCAGTTTGTGCTGCATCCGGTGAGGAAGGTTTAAAATTATTAAACTCATTTAATGTACTATCCATAATCTTGGATATTAAACTACCGGGAATAAGTGGCTTAGCGGTTTTAGGGGAGCTAAAGTCTAGTTCCTCATTGAGACATATCCCTGTTTCTATAATTTCCGCATTACATAAGGAAGATACACCAATAAAAGGATCAGTACTTAATTATCTTACTAAGCCAGTTCAGCCACAAATATTAAAGAATACATTTCAGCTAATAGAAAATTACTGTAAACAAAAAATACGATTGCTCCTGGTAGTTGAAGACGATCAAAATGTAAGGCACTCCCTCAACGTATTATTGAAGAGTGACAACCTAGAAATTGTTGAAGCGGAATCGGTATCTGCGGCAACTAAAATTTTAAAGGATAAAATTGTCGATTGTATCATTTTGGATTTGACACTTACAGACGGATCTGGTGTGCGAATTCTGGAATATTTTAATGAATCTCAAAGAAATCCACCACCGATTATTGTGTATACTGGAGCGGACCTAGACCGTGAGGAAATAGAGGATATAAAGCATTGGGCCGAAACGGTAATTATAAAAGGGAAGGATTCTGAAAGCCATATTCTTTCCCAAACAGCTATGTACTTGCATCAGCCAATAAATACTTTTAAAAGTAGTAGAAAAGATACGACAGAAGTTGAATCTTCTATAGAAACGGATTTAACTGGTAAGCGAGTTCTTGTAGTCGATGATGATATGCGTAACATATTTGCCCTTTCGAATGCCTTAAGAAGCCATGGCTTAGAAGTTTTTAAAGCAGAAAGTGGTCCGTCTGGTATTCGAACCCTTGAAGAGAACCCAGAAATTGACGTGGTCTTAATGGATATTATGATGCCAGACATGGATGGATACGAGGCCATAGGCTTGATTAGATCTAACCCTGATTTTAAAAACAAGCCCATTATAGCATTAACAGCGAAGGCAATGTCTGGAGATAGAGAAAAGTGTTTACAGGCCGGGGCTAGCGACTATTTTGCTAAGCCAGTAGACATTGATAAACTACTTAAATTACTGTCAATATGGATGAATTGA
- a CDS encoding sensor histidine kinase, with product MDELISEKKLVSGIAPKILAVDDKVQNLVALRRVLADFDVEIVEAQSGNEALKKILQHDFALALLDVQMPEMDGYELAEIIRSDPETHELPIIFISAIFTDRLNMFRGYEKGAFSFITKPFEPIELQNQVKFFIKKYLTERAYEESRSQTIQLYNSSPEMLLSIDANSGLVTQCNNRIIELTGYSREEIIDHSVFKFFRGTEDFEKARKEFAAFKDKEIIENVELTILTKDERKLEILWKAIAIKNNEGVVKGANSTWTDITEKNEMQRKLEASNKELELRNEELENFVYLTSHQLQEPTQSILSFMDLLNREYIDQIEGDGAEYIKYSLAAAGRMRDQVKELLDYLRLGELKECSDVDLDSIVHNTLNDLDVPTELDLAIHPLPVICGIEPYLKMLFRHLLSNSIKYRDQSRRLVLEVGGEVKGGCTEVFIRDNGIGIPENQLDKVFKIFQQLHARDKYPGLGVGMAVVKKIADLHKASIQLESKEGIGTTLTLRFPKS from the coding sequence ATGGATGAATTGATCAGTGAAAAAAAGTTGGTTTCTGGTATTGCACCCAAAATTTTGGCAGTTGATGACAAGGTCCAAAATTTGGTTGCGCTTCGTCGTGTTCTGGCCGATTTTGATGTGGAAATAGTAGAGGCCCAGTCGGGAAATGAGGCACTAAAGAAAATATTACAACACGATTTTGCACTTGCCTTGCTGGATGTTCAAATGCCCGAAATGGATGGTTATGAGTTAGCAGAAATTATTCGCTCGGACCCAGAAACGCACGAACTTCCCATCATTTTTATCAGCGCAATCTTTACGGATAGACTTAACATGTTTAGGGGCTATGAAAAAGGAGCATTTAGCTTTATTACTAAGCCCTTTGAACCAATTGAATTACAGAATCAGGTTAAGTTTTTTATAAAAAAGTACTTAACCGAGCGCGCATATGAGGAATCTAGATCGCAAACCATTCAACTTTATAACAGTTCGCCAGAAATGTTGCTTTCTATAGATGCCAATTCTGGATTGGTAACACAGTGTAACAATAGAATTATCGAATTAACTGGCTACAGCAGAGAGGAAATAATCGATCATTCAGTTTTTAAGTTTTTTCGTGGTACAGAAGACTTTGAAAAAGCGAGGAAGGAATTTGCAGCTTTTAAGGATAAGGAGATCATTGAAAATGTAGAATTGACAATTCTAACCAAAGATGAGCGAAAACTCGAAATCTTATGGAAAGCGATTGCTATTAAAAACAATGAGGGTGTTGTAAAAGGGGCGAATAGTACTTGGACAGATATTACCGAGAAGAATGAAATGCAACGAAAACTAGAGGCTTCCAATAAGGAACTTGAGCTTAGAAATGAAGAATTAGAAAACTTTGTGTACTTAACTAGTCATCAACTTCAGGAACCCACGCAATCTATATTGAGTTTTATGGATCTCTTGAATCGGGAATATATTGATCAGATTGAAGGGGATGGTGCTGAGTATATCAAATATAGCCTTGCAGCCGCAGGCAGAATGCGCGATCAGGTTAAGGAACTACTAGATTACCTGAGGTTAGGAGAATTAAAGGAATGTTCCGACGTAGATCTAGATTCCATAGTGCACAATACCTTAAATGACCTAGACGTTCCTACGGAGTTAGATTTGGCTATCCATCCACTCCCTGTTATTTGTGGAATAGAGCCTTACCTAAAAATGCTTTTCAGACATCTTTTGAGCAATTCAATAAAGTATAGAGATCAAAGTAGACGACTAGTTTTAGAAGTAGGAGGTGAAGTAAAAGGGGGATGTACAGAGGTTTTTATTCGGGATAACGGAATAGGAATACCTGAAAACCAACTTGATAAGGTCTTTAAGATATTTCAGCAACTACACGCAAGAGATAAGTACCCTGGTTTAGGTGTAGGAATGGCGGTGGTAAAGAAAATTGCTGATCTCCATAAAGCCAGTATACAACTGGAGTCAAAAGAGGGGATAGGTACAACACTTACCTTACGGTTCCCTAAGTCTTAA